The following proteins are encoded in a genomic region of Drosophila miranda strain MSH22 chromosome 4, D.miranda_PacBio2.1, whole genome shotgun sequence:
- the LOC108162915 gene encoding dual 3',5'-cyclic-AMP and -GMP phosphodiesterase 11 isoform X2, translating to MASSPNNAAPPVLWRARRKIGLHLRSIEEPATTPLRMNAEQGGTGYGYGYGEHSLLLATRTGVPLPPAAHQPSPAHHYQPLSSSSSSNQNNIGSGSGSAAAAPPPALSSAYPQLQLYATQPSMQQQQQQQQQQQQQWQHQHQSYQHHASSSPQHSRPPYDPEHARMEAWLDENQEFVQDYFIRKATRQTVDAWLVSHATTAGNDVVCSSSSPTHPNGQTSSSRGGSGATTPVRKISAHEFERGGLLKPIVNTIDGTPTFLSIGPPMMDNGVGVGGSCSNLQNVGGVVAGQYQYHSHHHGHSYHHHPHQHLHHSQHSHYQAGGAVGSSSSGSISSGAAAGTAGTGGGAGGGGSPGSGGGSSSSYQFYHCIQRPQRLSRNELKQLDEKEIIFELVKDICNELEVRTLCHKILQNVSILLNADRGSLFLVQGRCNGPDGLKKCLVSKLFDVCPRSTVEEMEQQEEVRVAWGTGIAGHVAESGEPVNIPDAYQDDRFNCEIDSLTGYRTKALLCMPIKDSSGDVIGVAQVINKVNGECFSEIDEKVFASYLQFCGIGLRNAQLYEKSQLEIKRNQVLLDLARMIFEEQSTIEHMVFRILTHMQSLIQCQRVQILLVHEADKGSFSRVFDFEANDLREEEATSRTSPYESRFPINIGITGHVATTGETVMVPNAYEDDRFDSKVDENSSFKHRSILCMAIKNSLGQIIGVIQLINKFNELDFTKNDENFVEAFAIFCGMGIHNTHMYEKAIVAMAKQSVTLEVLSYHASATMDEAHRLRRLRVPSAVHFRLHDFKFDDIHFEDDDTLKACLRMFLDLDFVERFHIDYEVLCRWLLSVKKNYRNVTYHNWRHAFNVAQMMFAILTTTQWWKIFGEIECLALIIGCLCHDLDHRGTNNSFQIKASSPLAQLYSTSTMEHHHFDQCLMILNSPGNQILANLSSDDYCRVIRVLEDAILSTDLAVYFKKRGPFLESVEQPLSHWVGEEPRALLRAMSMTVCDLSAITKPWEIEKRVADLVSSEFFEQGDMEKQELNITPIDIMNREKEDELPMMQVNFIDSICMPIYEAFATLSDKLEPLVEGVRDNRGHWIDMADGSKTSQDEEEEEKKEKDQKEQNEQQIVISNGDCKAATMSDDDVAQADAEADQSVNGTLTAVANSSNTTNNHIAVVASHPTSTQPSDDDDDACNDVVAAAPEEQEQERSTTENGHADADADTEVESNSSCLSSATSSTASSRASTPPPTGEDDSTPVSPSKTLQARLVAANLNALQRQSTAAQKPRCRSCDQSQRSGLQVRKTSSLKGTQDLESRNGTAALCKSTPMINNHNHNNHHHHHSHSHSHSHAGHHHHHHHHSHQSHQNHHPIIGGGIGTASIGGSGLISLNASSESDRIPKIVGKIGNLDGLPFGNGCTPNGHGMPYGSYQNHHHHHLLARRHSETNSNGGATALAADK from the exons GCCTGCATTTGCGGAGCATTGAAGAGCCGGCGACGACCCCGttgcgaatgaatgcggagcAGGGGGGCACAGGGTACGGCTATGGCTACGGCGAGCACTCGCTCCTCCTTGCCACACGCACCGGTGTCCCCCTGCCACCAGCCGCACACCAGCCATCACCCGCCCACCACTATCAGCcgctgagcagcagcagcagcagcaatcagAATAATATTggatctggatctggatcGGCTGCTGCGGCACCCCCACCAGCCCTCTCCTCCGCCTATCCACAGCTGCAGCTGTATGCCACACAGCCGtcgatgcagcagcagcaacagcaacaacaacagcaacagcagcagtggcaacATCAGCATCAGTCCTACCAGCATCATGCGTCGTCGTCGCCGCAGCACAGCAGACCGCCCTACGATCCAGAGCATGCGCGAATGGAGGCCTGGCTGGATGAGAATCAGGAATTTGTACAGGATTATTTTATAAG AAAAGCCACACGTCAAACGGTGGATGCCTGGCTGGTCTCCCATGCCACCACGGCGGGCAATGATGTGGTCTGTTCCAGCAGCTCACCCACACATCCCAATGGACAGACGAGCTCCTCGCGTGGCGGCTCTGGAGCCACCACACCAGTGCG GAAAATCTCTGCTCACGAATTTGAGCGAGGTGGACTGCTGAAGCCGATTGTGAACACCATCGACGGGACGCCGACGTTCTTGAGCATTGGGCCGCCGATGATGGACAACGGCGTGGGGGTGGGCGGATCCTGTTCGAATCTGCAGAATGTGGGGGGCGTTGTGGCGGGACAGTATCAGTATCACAGCCACCACCACGGCCACTCGTACCACCATCATCCGCATCAGCATCTGCACCACAGCCAGCACAGCCACTACCAGGCAGGCGGGGcggtgggcagcagcagttcgggcagcatcagcagcggtGCGGCAGCAGGAACCGCGGGAACTGGTggcggtgctggtggtggaggCTCCCCAGGCAGTGGGGGCGGATCCTCGTCCTCGTACCAGTTCTATCATTGCATCCAGCGACCGCAGCGGCTGTCGCGCAACGAGCTCAAGCAACTCGACGAAAAGGAAATCATTTTTGAACTG GTAAAGGATATCTGCAATGAACTGGAAGTCCGCACGCTCTGCCACAAGATACTGCAGAATGTCTCCATTTTGTTGAACGCGGATCGTGGATCGCTGTTCCTGGTGCAAGGACGCTGCAATGGACCCGATGGACTCAAGAA ATGCCTCGTCTCGAAGCTGTTCGATGTGTGCCCCCGGAGCACCGTGGAGGAGATGGAGCAGCAAGAGGAGGTCCGTGTGGCCTGGGGCACGGGCATTGCCGGCCATGTGGCCGAAAGCGGGGAGCCCGTCAATATACCAGATGCTTACCAG GATGATCGGTTCAATTGTGAAATCGATTCGCTGACCGGCTACCGGACAAAGGCCCTCCTGTGCATGCCCATCAAGGACTCCTCTGGGGATGTGATTGGCGTTGCTCAAGTCATCAACAAAGTGAATGGCGAGTGCTTCTCCGAAATCGATGAAAAG GTCTTTGCCTCGTATCTGCAATTCTGTGGCATCGGACTGCGCAATGCCCAACTGTACGAGAAATCTCAATTGGAAATCAAACGGAATCAAGTGCTGCTGGATCTCGCACGCATGATCTTCGAGGAGCAGAGCACCATCGAGCACATGGTCTTCCGCATACTCACGCACATGCAGAGTCTCATCCAGTGCCAGCGCGTCCAGATACTGCTCGTCCACGAGGCGGACAAGGGCAGCTTCTCGCGGGTCTTTGACTTTGAGGCGAACGACCTCCGCGAGGAGGAGGCCACCTCGCGCACCAGCCCCTACGAGTCGCGTTTCCCCATCAACATTGGCATCACCGGACATGTGGCCACCACGGGGGAGACTGTGATGGTGCCGAATGCCTACGAGGACGATCGCTTCGACTCGAAAGTGGACGAGAACTCCAGCTTCAAGCATCGATCGATCCTGTGCATGGCCATCAAGAACTCTTTGGGACAGATTATAGGCGTCATTCAGTTGATAAACAAATTCAATGAACTG GACTTTACCAAAAACGATGAGAACTTTGTGGAGGCGTTCGCCATCTTCTGTGGCATGGGCATTCACAACACGCACATGTACGAGAAGGCCATTGTGGCAAtggccaagcagagcgtcaCCCTGGAGGTGCTCAGCTATCATGCCTCGGCCACCATGGACGAGGCCCATCGGTTGCGT CGACTTCGTGTACCATCGGCCGTACATTTCCGCCTACACGACTTTAAGTTCGATGACATCCACTTTGAAGATGATGATACACTGAAG GCCTGTTTGCGCATGTTTCTGGATCTCGATTTTGTGGAGCGTTTTCATATTGACTACGAAGTGCTGTGCCGTTGGCTGTTGAGCGTCAAAAAGAACTATCGCAATGTTACGTATCACAATTGGCGGCATGCCTTCAATGTGGCCCAAATGATGTTTGCCATTCTGACG ACCACACAATGGTGGAAGATCTTTGGCGAAATTGAATGCTTGGCTCTCATTATTGGCTGCCTGTGTCATGATCTCGACCATCGAGGGACTAACAACTCCTTTCAGATTAA AGCCTCTTCGCCTCTGGCGCAGCTGTACTCCACATCCACCATGGAGCATCATCATTTCGATCAGTGTCTGATGATTTTGAATAGCCCTGGAAATCAAATACTGGCCAATCTCTCCTCCGATGATTATTGCAGGGTTATACGGGTGTTGGAAGATGCCATTCTGTCCACCGATTTGGCAGTGTATTTCAA AAAACGTGGCCCATTCTTGGAGAGCGTGGAGCAGCCATTGAGCCATTGGGTGGGCGAGGAACCGCGTGCTTTGCTGCGGGCCATGAGCATGACTGTCTGTGATTTGTCGGCCATCACGAAGCCTTGGGAGATTGAGAAGCGTGTGGCCGATTTGGTTAGCTCCGAGTTCTTCGAGCAGGGCGACATGGAGAAGCAGGAGCTGAACATAACTCCGATT GATATCATGAATCGCGAAAAGGAGGACGAGCTGCCCATGATGCAAGTGAACTTTATTGATTCCATTTGCATGCCCATCTACGAG GCCTTTGCCACACTCTCGGACAAGCTGGAACCTCTTGTCGAGGGTGTGCGCGATAATCGCGGGCATTGGATCGATATGGCCGATGGAAGCAAAACTAGTCAggacgaggaagaggaagagaagaaggagaaggatCAAAAGGAGCAGAACGAGCAGCAAATTGTGATATCGAATGGTGACTGCAAGGCCGCGACGATGAGTGATGATGATGTGGCACAAGCTGATGCTGAAGCAGACCAAAGCGTAAATGGCACACTCACAGCGGTagccaacagcagcaacacaaCTAATAACCACATTGCCGTCGTTGCTTCTCATCCCACCAGCACCCAGCCcagtgatgatgatgatgatgcttgTAACGATGTGGTTGCTGCCGCAccagaggagcaggagcaggagaggAGCACTACAGAGAACGGTCATGCCGATGCTGATGCCGATACCGAAGTGGAGTCGAACAGCAGCTGCCTGTCCTCGGCAACCTCGTCGACAGCCTCCAGCCGTGCATCCACGCCGCCGCCCACTGGCGAAGATGACAGCACACCCGTTTCGCCCTCAAAGACGCTGCAGGCCCGACTCGTGGCAGCCAATCTGAATGCGTTGCAACGTCAGAGCACAGCCGCACAGAAGCCGCGCTGCAGGAGCTGCGACCAGTCGCAGCGCAGCGGCCTCCAGGTGCGCAAGACAAGCTCCCTGAAGGGGACCCAGGATCTGGAGTCCAGGAATGGCACGGCTGCTCTTTGCAAGAGCACGCCCATGATaaacaaccacaaccacaacaaccatcatcatcatcatagtCACAGTCATAGCCACAGTCATGCtggtcatcatcatcatcatcatcatcactcGCATCAGTCGCATCAGAATCACCATCCCATAATCGGTGGGGGCATTGGCACGGCCAGCATCGGTGGCAGCGGCCTGATCAGCCTCAATGCCTCATCGGAAAGTGATAGGATACCAAAAATTGTGGGTAAAATTGGAAATCTCGATGGTCTGCCCTTTGGCAATGGGTGCACACCGAATGGTCATGGAATGCCGTACGGCAGCTATCAaaaccatcatcatcatcatctacTGGCGCGTCGTCATTCGGAGACAAACAGCAATGGGGGAGCCACCGCCTTGGCAGCTGacaaataa